The proteins below come from a single Limosilactobacillus reuteri genomic window:
- a CDS encoding ATP-dependent RecD-like DNA helicase gives MAEEIDLFKTPTEPSFFIGQVQSEIFTSPDSFFKVLIVSVEEANFDWHEPEITVTGSFGDLSDDQTYRFEGKIVEHPRYGQQFQATSYHVNRPTSKDGLVDFLSGKQFTGIGKKTAEKIVDKLGTDAINKIIADPHVLDKLKLRKAVKDSLVDNLRANQGMDEIIIGLNDLGFGANLSSAIFDKYGEETLHIINENPYQLAAEIDGISFNRADQVAQKLGIATDDSRRIDAAIIQTLDDLTMETGDTFTTTKPLLQQTIQLLAQGSGGRVSTDLIANQIVELEKNQEISYADEKIYPTALYNAEWQIADHLHRLLTVDQEKLPATTIEKTVTEVADQSGITYDQVQKEAIKTALNSKVMLLTGGPGTGKTTIIKGIVASYAKIHNLSLDVNEYKEKSFPVLLAAPTGRAAKRMSEATDLPASTIHRLLGLNGREMPTDMNARDLEGSLLIIDEMSMVDTLLFKTLIQAVPTSMHVVLVGDKDQLPSVGPGQIFHDLLDFAELPKVELTNIHRQAADSTIIPLAHAIKEGKLPSDLTNKMPDRSFISCHANQVPSVVQQIIDLSKKRDYSANDIQILAPMYRGQAGIDRLNELAQQAYNPPANGKQEVDFRGLTFRVGDKVLQLVNVPEKNIFNGDIGKITAIESGRTVGKKNESITVDFDGNEVSYSRMEWNQLRLAYCISIHKAQGSQFKMVLLPIVQQFSRMLQRNLLYTAITRAAEKLVLIGEPYAVVTSVKNEAVNRKTSLVDRLDKVWSKHGELKSKLDHQTDSLTKELSSPQPVQKENEQLINNDAQQYILTADLINSETIDPLIGMENISLQSLHQAK, from the coding sequence ATGGCTGAAGAAATCGACCTATTTAAGACGCCAACGGAGCCGTCTTTTTTTATTGGTCAGGTACAATCTGAGATTTTTACTAGTCCAGATTCGTTTTTTAAAGTTTTAATTGTCTCGGTTGAAGAAGCAAATTTTGATTGGCACGAGCCGGAAATTACTGTAACCGGAAGTTTTGGTGATCTTAGTGATGATCAGACTTACCGCTTTGAGGGAAAAATTGTTGAGCATCCACGATATGGACAACAATTTCAAGCTACTTCTTATCATGTCAACCGTCCTACAAGCAAGGATGGGTTAGTTGATTTCTTGTCTGGAAAACAATTTACCGGAATTGGAAAAAAGACGGCTGAAAAAATTGTCGACAAGTTAGGAACAGATGCGATTAATAAAATTATTGCTGACCCGCATGTTTTAGATAAATTAAAACTCCGCAAAGCAGTTAAGGATTCATTGGTTGATAATTTACGGGCAAACCAGGGGATGGACGAGATTATTATCGGCCTAAATGATCTCGGCTTTGGCGCTAACCTTAGTAGTGCAATTTTTGACAAGTACGGGGAAGAAACTCTACATATTATTAATGAAAACCCCTATCAACTCGCCGCTGAAATAGATGGAATTAGTTTTAATCGTGCTGATCAGGTGGCACAAAAATTAGGAATTGCCACGGATGATTCACGCCGGATTGATGCAGCAATTATCCAGACACTTGATGACTTGACAATGGAAACTGGTGATACATTTACTACAACAAAACCTCTTCTGCAGCAAACTATCCAATTGCTTGCCCAAGGAAGTGGTGGCCGTGTTTCTACAGATTTAATTGCCAACCAAATTGTTGAGTTAGAGAAAAATCAAGAAATTAGTTACGCGGATGAAAAAATTTATCCAACTGCCCTTTATAACGCGGAATGGCAAATTGCTGATCACTTACATCGTCTTCTTACCGTTGACCAGGAAAAATTACCAGCAACGACTATTGAAAAAACAGTTACGGAAGTTGCTGATCAATCGGGGATAACCTATGACCAAGTTCAAAAAGAGGCTATTAAAACAGCCTTAAACAGCAAAGTCATGCTTCTTACGGGAGGCCCAGGAACGGGAAAAACAACAATTATTAAGGGAATTGTAGCTAGCTATGCGAAAATTCATAATCTCTCATTGGATGTAAATGAATATAAGGAAAAGTCTTTTCCTGTTTTGCTAGCTGCTCCTACAGGCCGAGCTGCTAAACGAATGAGTGAAGCTACAGATTTGCCAGCAAGTACAATCCATCGCTTGCTAGGACTTAACGGTCGGGAAATGCCAACTGATATGAATGCCCGCGATTTAGAAGGCTCGTTATTGATTATTGATGAAATGTCGATGGTCGATACCCTCTTGTTTAAGACTCTTATTCAAGCCGTCCCTACTTCTATGCATGTGGTTTTGGTAGGTGATAAAGACCAATTACCATCTGTTGGTCCCGGGCAAATTTTCCATGATCTTCTTGACTTTGCAGAACTGCCCAAAGTTGAACTAACCAATATTCACCGCCAGGCTGCTGATTCAACAATTATCCCATTAGCTCATGCTATCAAAGAGGGTAAGTTACCATCAGATCTAACGAATAAAATGCCAGATCGATCATTTATCTCATGCCATGCTAACCAAGTGCCAAGTGTGGTTCAACAAATTATTGACCTTTCTAAAAAACGAGATTATTCCGCAAATGATATTCAAATCTTGGCACCAATGTACCGCGGACAGGCGGGAATCGACCGTTTGAATGAACTTGCACAACAGGCATATAATCCTCCAGCTAATGGAAAGCAAGAAGTCGATTTTAGGGGACTAACTTTTCGTGTTGGAGATAAGGTTCTGCAACTCGTTAATGTTCCAGAAAAGAACATTTTTAATGGTGATATTGGAAAAATCACAGCAATTGAAAGCGGTAGGACAGTCGGTAAGAAAAATGAATCAATTACTGTCGATTTTGATGGTAATGAAGTGAGCTATAGCCGCATGGAATGGAATCAATTACGGTTAGCTTATTGTATTTCGATCCATAAAGCACAGGGAAGTCAGTTTAAGATGGTTCTTTTGCCGATTGTTCAGCAGTTTAGCCGGATGCTTCAACGAAATCTTTTATATACGGCGATTACCCGTGCCGCAGAAAAGTTAGTCTTGATCGGTGAGCCGTATGCGGTTGTGACTAGTGTAAAAAATGAAGCAGTTAACCGGAAAACTTCTTTGGTCGATCGTCTTGATAAGGTTTGGAGTAAGCATGGTGAACTAAAATCAAAATTGGATCATCAAACGGATTCGTTAACCAAAGAACTTTCTAGTCCGCAACCTGTTCAAAAAGAAAATGAACAGTTAATAAATAATGATGCTCAGCAATATATCCTAACAGCTGATCTCATTAATTCAGAGACAATTGATCCATTAATCGGAATGGAAAATATTAGCTTACAAAGTTTGCATCAAGCCAAATAA
- a CDS encoding ribose-phosphate diphosphokinase, producing the protein MTQIKNADNVRLFSLNSNPKLAEQIAQRVGIPLSKASISHFADGEIKITIDESIRGCEVYVIQSVSDPVNTNLMELLIMVDALRRASAAKINVVMPYYGYARQDRKARSREPITAKLIANLLEMDQISRLVTIDLHAPQVQGFFDIPVDHLQATSLFTKYIEEQNLGDDIVVVAPDHAGVNLARKYAERIKASIAIIDNRNNEVRERTEQEVPEYVIGDVKGKTAIIVDDIVDTGVRMNLSAQALKNFGAAKVYGIATHAVLSADAVNTLQNSPLEKMIVTDTIHLPKEKEFPKLVQLSVDDLLKEAIVRIHNNQSIDTLFNRK; encoded by the coding sequence ATGACCCAGATAAAAAATGCCGATAATGTGCGTTTATTTTCACTAAATTCAAATCCAAAACTAGCTGAACAAATTGCTCAACGCGTGGGGATTCCGTTGAGTAAAGCTTCCATTAGTCATTTTGCTGATGGGGAAATTAAAATTACAATTGACGAAAGTATTCGTGGCTGTGAGGTCTACGTCATCCAGTCAGTTTCTGATCCAGTTAACACTAACTTGATGGAACTATTAATTATGGTTGATGCTCTACGGCGGGCAAGTGCGGCCAAGATTAACGTAGTAATGCCATACTATGGCTATGCACGTCAAGATCGAAAAGCACGAAGCCGTGAACCAATTACAGCTAAATTGATCGCCAACCTTCTTGAAATGGATCAAATTAGTCGACTAGTAACGATTGACCTTCATGCTCCTCAAGTTCAAGGTTTCTTTGATATTCCTGTTGATCATCTTCAAGCAACCAGTCTTTTTACTAAATATATTGAGGAACAAAACTTGGGTGATGATATTGTAGTAGTTGCCCCTGATCATGCTGGCGTTAATTTAGCGCGGAAATATGCTGAACGAATTAAAGCTTCCATTGCGATTATTGATAACCGTAACAATGAAGTTCGGGAACGGACTGAACAAGAAGTACCGGAATATGTAATCGGGGATGTAAAAGGAAAGACTGCGATTATTGTTGATGATATTGTAGATACAGGAGTACGGATGAACTTATCTGCACAAGCATTAAAGAACTTTGGTGCCGCTAAAGTTTACGGAATTGCTACGCATGCAGTATTATCAGCTGATGCGGTAAATACGTTACAAAATTCTCCTCTTGAAAAAATGATTGTAACAGATACAATCCACCTACCAAAAGAGAAAGAATTCCCTAAGTTGGTTCAATTATCAGTGGACGATTTATTAAAAGAAGCAATTGTTCGTATCCACAATAACCAATCAATTGATACATTGTTTAATCGTAAATAA